A genomic stretch from Ketobacter sp. MCCC 1A13808 includes:
- a CDS encoding ATP-binding protein, translating to MGLRTQLLLVALSTALLPWAGCHYVREMEDALRQNQAAALLAESRLLSRIVAQHEFPPQLASSDAQQPVFYTPRRYQPVQLDGYDDDWRGHAKERLPFVAAGSAASVLLHKALHQNALYVLLQVKHSPIHYHNPGFAFTYSDHVRLRSQGGGDRLEWVFFTSGPGQLQGYQWLEESKQLRPAPGFNAWWQETGDGFTLELVAPQNSLLDSVDISLYQVPDAPSPTPASSSTLYDPMEDEFYGEPRPQRARPVAGTRQPGQPPSRWLQPLPMLTSDLSELRTDQRDAVFISPRGWPLSEQRDLLDETLEVSEPSDTNSLLQAAIARFYRMLIDVLTPQGSQNPWPLSTTQLSSAQSRIDPNTLFASAQSIDRANAGWYQLQSNRQSALLTSQPVWQNGKLQGYLLLSQTSDALISLTNHALRKVTHLTLAVLVLVIGILVLFASSLSWRIRRLKRNAESAISQEGKIHTFRASSRRDEIGDLSRSYQALLHRVHGYTEYLETLNGKLAHELRTPLAIVKSSLEMLHHNNGDEQYLKRAEEGAERLRLILSAMSEASRVEQTIQQSEQQQFDLSALLSELTEAYRHTFPGHQYRYLAAAGTTPASGRPELIAQMVDKLIENARSFADPGSDIEIQLLTEPLQHQIRIINRGPLLPAKLQGQLFDSLVSERSVKPTGGAPHLGLGLYIVRLIAQAHQGFVQADNLPAGDGVVFSITLPHSS from the coding sequence GTGGGACTCCGGACACAGTTATTGCTGGTTGCCCTTTCCACCGCACTATTACCCTGGGCGGGCTGCCACTATGTGCGGGAAATGGAAGACGCCTTGCGCCAGAATCAGGCCGCAGCGTTACTGGCAGAGTCGCGATTGTTATCCCGGATTGTGGCGCAACATGAATTTCCGCCGCAGCTCGCGTCGAGTGATGCACAACAACCGGTATTTTATACACCCCGCCGATATCAGCCGGTACAACTGGACGGCTACGACGACGATTGGCGAGGTCATGCCAAAGAACGTCTTCCGTTCGTAGCAGCCGGGTCGGCGGCTTCAGTCCTGTTGCACAAGGCGTTGCATCAAAACGCTTTGTATGTGTTGTTGCAGGTAAAACACAGCCCCATCCATTATCACAATCCGGGGTTCGCCTTCACTTACAGCGATCATGTGCGACTTCGGAGCCAAGGCGGCGGCGACCGCCTGGAATGGGTGTTTTTTACCAGCGGCCCCGGCCAGTTACAGGGTTATCAATGGCTAGAGGAAAGCAAACAGCTGCGCCCTGCACCCGGATTCAACGCCTGGTGGCAGGAAACCGGGGATGGTTTTACACTGGAGCTGGTAGCACCCCAGAACAGTTTGCTCGACAGTGTCGACATCTCCCTGTATCAGGTGCCCGATGCCCCATCACCAACGCCCGCTTCCTCTAGCACTCTTTACGATCCGATGGAGGACGAGTTTTATGGGGAACCCCGCCCGCAGCGAGCGCGACCGGTAGCAGGCACCCGACAACCGGGCCAGCCGCCATCACGCTGGCTGCAACCCTTGCCCATGTTGACCTCCGATCTTTCTGAGCTGCGCACCGATCAGCGGGACGCCGTTTTTATCAGCCCCCGTGGTTGGCCGCTATCGGAACAGCGGGATTTGCTGGATGAAACACTGGAAGTCAGCGAACCGAGCGATACCAACAGCCTGCTGCAAGCCGCCATCGCGCGCTTCTATCGTATGCTGATTGATGTACTCACCCCCCAAGGTAGCCAAAACCCCTGGCCCCTGAGCACCACTCAGCTGAGCAGCGCACAGTCTCGCATTGATCCGAATACCCTATTCGCTTCCGCGCAATCCATTGATCGCGCCAATGCCGGCTGGTATCAATTGCAGAGTAACCGGCAGTCCGCCTTGCTGACCAGTCAGCCGGTATGGCAGAACGGAAAGTTGCAGGGGTATCTATTACTGTCACAGACCAGTGACGCGCTCATCAGCCTGACCAATCACGCCCTGCGCAAGGTGACCCATCTGACACTCGCTGTGCTCGTACTCGTAATCGGCATACTGGTGTTGTTTGCCAGCTCATTGTCCTGGCGAATCCGCCGCCTGAAGCGAAATGCAGAAAGCGCCATCAGCCAGGAAGGCAAAATTCATACCTTCCGCGCCTCTTCCAGGCGGGATGAAATAGGGGATCTATCACGCAGCTACCAGGCATTACTACACCGGGTACACGGCTATACGGAATATCTGGAAACGCTGAACGGTAAGCTGGCCCACGAGCTGCGCACTCCTTTGGCCATCGTCAAATCTTCGCTGGAAATGCTGCATCACAACAACGGCGATGAACAATATCTGAAGCGGGCTGAGGAAGGGGCAGAACGCCTGCGACTTATTCTTTCGGCAATGAGCGAAGCCAGCCGGGTGGAACAAACCATTCAGCAAAGCGAGCAACAGCAGTTCGACCTTTCCGCACTGCTCAGTGAGCTGACGGAAGCCTACCGGCACACCTTTCCCGGGCATCAATATCGTTACCTGGCAGCGGCCGGTACCACGCCTGCCAGTGGCCGTCCTGAGCTGATTGCTCAAATGGTGGATAAACTAATAGAGAACGCCCGCAGCTTTGCTGATCCCGGCAGTGATATCGAAATTCAACTGTTAACGGAGCCGTTGCAACATCAGATCAGAATCATTAACCGCGGGCCGCTACTGCCCGCCAAGCTGCAGGGGCAACTGTTCGATTCGCTGGTTTCGGAGCGGTCGGTAAAACCCACAGGCGGGGCTCCACACCTGGGCCTGGGCCTCTACATCGTGCGCTTGATCGCGCAAGCGCACCAGGGCTTTGTACAGGCCGATAATTTGCCCGCGGGCGACGGGGTGGTGTTTTCCATCACACTGCCCCATTCCAGCTGA
- the pdsR gene encoding proteobacterial dedicated sortase system response regulator, with protein MPKHIALIEDEAAIRENYKAFLESQGYLISCYASRPEALAGLEQQMPDMAVIDIGLQDEIEGGFDLCRELRQKSPQLPILFLTARDSETDAVSGLRLGADDYITKDIGLPHLSARITALFRRLDAMRNPGQAPDCLRRNELELDMDRFHASWQRQPLDLTLTEFWIVHALAQRPGHVKSRDQLMDAAKVYLDQNTVTSHIKRIRKKFTKLDPTFDAIQTMYGAGYRWHTPNGN; from the coding sequence ATGCCTAAGCACATCGCGCTGATCGAAGATGAAGCCGCCATCCGCGAAAACTACAAAGCTTTTCTGGAAAGCCAGGGCTATCTAATCAGTTGCTATGCCTCGCGACCGGAAGCGCTCGCCGGCCTGGAACAGCAGATGCCGGATATGGCGGTGATTGATATTGGGTTACAGGATGAAATCGAAGGCGGCTTCGATCTGTGTCGCGAATTACGCCAGAAGTCTCCGCAATTGCCTATCCTGTTCTTGACCGCGCGGGACAGTGAAACCGATGCCGTTTCCGGCTTGCGACTGGGTGCCGACGACTATATTACCAAGGACATCGGCTTGCCCCATCTTTCTGCCCGAATTACCGCTTTGTTCCGCCGGCTGGATGCCATGCGCAATCCCGGCCAGGCTCCGGACTGCCTGCGACGCAATGAACTGGAGCTGGACATGGACCGCTTTCATGCCAGCTGGCAACGACAACCGCTGGATCTCACCCTGACCGAATTCTGGATCGTACACGCTCTTGCACAACGCCCCGGCCACGTTAAATCCCGCGATCAATTAATGGATGCAGCCAAAGTCTATCTGGACCAGAATACCGTCACCTCCCACATCAAACGCATACGCAAGAAATTCACCAAATTGGACCCGACATTCGACGCCATTCAAACCATGTACGGCGCAGGTTATCGCTGGCACACCCCGAACGGCAATTGA
- a CDS encoding PilZ domain-containing protein: MTKEEDDDRRSTPRAPIEDTLFIESVSSSQISIIEPVTASTVNASYSGLQVELDFAVLERAEIALWINGSDNQNRTLISGLVRWVRPTERDTYLVGIELDQESAPAIKQWLDNIY, from the coding sequence ATGACAAAAGAAGAAGACGACGACCGCCGCAGTACCCCCCGCGCCCCCATCGAAGATACCTTGTTCATCGAATCCGTCTCATCGAGCCAGATTAGTATTATTGAGCCTGTTACCGCCAGTACCGTCAACGCCTCTTACAGCGGACTGCAGGTCGAGCTCGATTTTGCGGTCCTTGAGCGCGCCGAAATCGCCCTTTGGATTAACGGCTCGGACAATCAGAACCGTACATTAATCAGCGGCTTAGTGCGCTGGGTCAGACCCACAGAGCGGGACACATATCTGGTGGGAATCGAGCTGGACCAGGAATCTGCACCGGCTATCAAGCAGTGGCTCGACAACATTTACTGA